Proteins encoded by one window of Cannabis sativa cultivar Pink pepper isolate KNU-18-1 chromosome 4, ASM2916894v1, whole genome shotgun sequence:
- the LOC115712456 gene encoding LRR receptor-like serine/threonine-protein kinase RGI2, with protein MPMLTTSIIHIHNHNKLFNPMLIKPFTIYTHLLFLITITTTNVVSANNEVLTLYSWLHTSPSFSSSFSDWNPSDTNPCSWSYINCSSQNFVTQINIQSIELALPFPTNFSSLHFLEKFIVSNSNLTGIISSDIQYWSEVTVIDVSSNSLVGYIPSGVGKLKNLQDLIFNSNQLTGQIPKELGECTNLRNLLVFDNFLSGNLPVELGKLLKLEVIRAGGNKDIEGEIPEEIGDCQNLKVLGLADTKISGSIPKSLGKLIKLQTLSVYTTMLSGEIPPDIGNCSELIDLFLYENDLSGSLPPELGKLQKLEKMLLWQNSFGGTIPEEIGNCRSLISIDLSLNSFSGSIPQSFGKLSNLEELMLSSNNISGSIPSSLSNATNLMQLQIDSNQISGTIPSELGFLTQLIVFLAWQNKLEGSIPSTLADCTNLEAVDLSHNDLTGSLPPGLFELQNLTKLLIISNHISGSIPPEIGKCSSLIRLRLSDNRINGEIPSEIGFLSNLSFLDLSENRLSGSVPDEIGNCSNLQLLNLSNNTIRGNLPSSLSYLTKLQVLDISVNELVGQVPDSYGELVTLNRLILSQNSLSGSIPISLGHCSSLQLLDFSSNNLSGKIPVELFQIQSLEIALNLSFNALSGMIPPQISSLNKLSVLDISHNKLEGEVMVLSGLENLVSLNISYNNFTGYLPDSKLFRQLSTTDLDGNEGLCSKGQDSCFISIGAPIGARGSSSSSFRSQHRLKLAIALLITLTVALAAFGAFAIFRARKMMMMSEENDSEMGCESWPWQFSPFQKLNFTVEQVLKCLVEENVIGKGCSGIVYKAETENGDVIAVKKLWPTTMAAEYDRVGGVRDSFSAEVKTLGSIRHKNIVRFLGCCWNRKTRLLMYDYMPNGSLGSVLHERTGGCSLEWELRYRIILGAAQGLAYLHHDCVPPIVHRDIKANNILIGPEFEPYIADFGLAKLVNDGDYARSSNTVAGSYGYIAPEYGYMMKITEKSDVYSYGVVVLEILTGKQPIDPTIPEGLHIVDWVKQRRGSEIEVLDPSVRAQPEPEIEEMLQTLGVALLCVNPGPDDRPTMKDVAAMVKEIRQEREEYVKVDSNHKQQNIVKKIKGSSSLVGPSSTTMASFSRSSSSLMYSSSSSSIAK; from the exons ATGCCGATGCTTACCACCTCGATCATCCATATCCATAACCATAACAAACTCTTCAACCCAATGTTAATCAAACCCTTTACCATTTACACTCATCTCCTCTTCTTAATCACTATTACTACTACTAATGTTGTTTCTGCAAATAATGAAGTTCTTACACTTTATTCATGGCTTCATACTTCTCCTtcattttcatcatctttttctgATTGGAACCCTTCAGACACAAATCCATGTAGTTGGTCTTATATCAACTGTTCTTCACAAAACTTTGTCACTCAAATTAATATTCAGTCTATTGAGTTGGCTCTACCTTTTCCTACCAATTTTTCTTCACTTCATTTTCTTGAAAAGTTCATTGTTAGTAATTCCAACCTTACTGGGATTATTTCCTCTGATATTCAGTATTGGTCTGAAGTGACTGTTATTGATGTTAGTTCAAATAGTCTTGTGGGTTATATTCCTTCTGGTGTTGGCAAGCTTAAAAATCTCCAAGATTTGATTTTTAACTCTAATCAACTCACTGGGCAGATTCCAAAGGAGTTGGGTGAGTGTACTAACTTGAGGAATCTTCTTGTTTTTGATAACTTTTTGAGTGGGAATCTTCCTGTTGAGTTGGGAAAATTGTTGAAGTTGGAAGTTATTAGAGCAGGTGGTAATAAAGACATTGAAGGGGAAATCCCAGAAGAGATTGGTGATTGTCAGAATTTGAAGGTTTTGGGTCTTGCTGATACTAAAATCTCTGGCTCTATTCCTAAATCATTGGGAAAACTAATAAAGCTTCAAACTTTATCAGTTTACACTACTATGCTGTCTGGGGAAATTCCACCTGATATTGGTAACTGTTCAGAACTCATTGACTTGTTTCTTTATGAGAATGATCTTTCTGGTTCTTTACCACCTGAGTTGGGAAAGCTTCAAAAGCTTGAGAAAATGTTGTTATGGCAAAACAGTTTTGGTGGGACTATTCCTGAGGAAATTGGGAATTGCAGAAGCTTGATTTCAATTGATCTTTCATTGAATTCTTTCTCAGGAAGTATACCTCAGTCTTTTGGGAAACTCTCTAATCTTGAAGAGCTTATGCTTAGTAGTAATAACATCTCTGGTTCAATCCCATCTTCACTTTCCAATGCTACTAATCTCATGCAGTTACAGATTGATTCTAATCAAATATCAGGGACCATTCCTAGTGAGCTTGGATTTTTGACTCAGCTTATAGTGTTTTTGGCTTGGCAGAACAAACTTGAAGGAAGTATTCCATCAACATTGGCTGATTGTACAAACCTTGAAGCTGTTGACTTGTCACACAATGATCTCACTGGTAGCTTACCACCTGGTCTTTTTGAGCTTCAGAATTTGACCAAGCTTCTTATCATTTCTAATCACATTTCTGGTTCAATCCCACCTGAGATTGGTAAGTGTAGTTCTCTTATTAGACTCAGGCTTTCTGATAACAGAATCAATGGTGAAATCCCAAGTGAAATTGGGTTCTTGAGTAACCTTAGTTTTCTTGACTTGTCCGAAAATCGCCTTTCGGGATCAGTACCTGATGAGATTGGTAACTGCAGTAATCTTCAGTTGCTTAACCTAAGCAACAATACAATTAGAGGTAATTTGCCAAGCTCTTTATCTTATCTTACCAAGCTTCAAGTATTGGATATTTCAGTTAATGAGTTAGTTGGACAAGTTCCTGATAGTTATGGTGAACTTGTCACGCTCAATAGGCTTATTCTTAGTCAAAACTCATTGTCTGGTTCAATCCCAATCTCTCTTGGTCACTGTTCAAGCCTTCAATTGCTTGATTTCAGTAGTAACAACCTCTCTGGCAAAATCCCAGTTGAGCTTTTCCAAATACAATCTCTTGAAATTGCTCTAAACTTGAGTTTCAATGCTCTATCTGGGATGATCCCACCACAAATATCCTCTCTCAATAAGTTATCAGTACTAGACATTTCACACAACAAGCTTGAAGGAGAGGTAATGGTGCTTTCGGGGCTCGAAAATCTTGTTTCCTTAAACATATCATACAACAACTTCACAGGATATCTCCCTGACAGCAAGCTGTTTAGACAATTATCAACAACAGACTTAGATGGAAACGAAGGACTCTGCTCGAAAGGTCAAGACTCGTGCTTCATCAGCATTGGCGCGCCAATTGGTGCTCGtggcagcagcagcagcagttTCAGAAGCCAACACAGACTGAAACTAGCCATAGCATTGCTCATAACACTTACAGTAGCACTAGCAGCATTTGGTGCTTTTGCTATTTTTCGAGcaagaaaaatgatgatgatgagtgaGGAAAACGATTCTGAGATGGGTTGCGAATCGTGGCCCTGGCAATTCAGTCCATTTCAGAAGCTCAACTTCACAGTTGAACAAGTACTAAAGTGTTTAGTGGAAGAGAATGTGATTGGAAAAGGGTGTTCCGGGATTGTTTACAAAGCCGAAACAGAGAATGGAGATGTCATAGCAGTAAAGAAGCTATGGCCAACTACAATGGCTGCAGAATATGACAGAGTTGGAGGAGTTAGAGATTCATTTTCAGCTGAGGTGAAGACACTCGGTTCAATTCGCCATAAGAACATTGTGAGATTCTTAGGCTGCTGTTGGAACAGAAAAACAAGATTGTTAATGTATGATTACATGCCTAATGGGAGCTTAGGAAGTGTTCTACATGAAAGAACTGGAGGGTGCAGCTTGGAATGGGAGCTTAGATATCGAATTATACTGGGTGCAGCTCAAGGCTTAGCTTATCTACACCATGATTGTGTTCCTCCTATAGTTCATAGAGACATAAAGGCCAACAACATTCTCATTGGTCCTGAATTTGAACCTTACATAGCTGATTTTGGGCTAGCTAAGCTTGTTAATGATGGAGATTATGCAAGGTCTTCCAACACTGTTGCTGGTTCTTATGGCTACATTGCACCAG AGTATGGATACATGATGAAAATAACAGAGAAGAGCGATGTTTATAGCTATGGAGTTGTTGTGTTAGAGATTCTAACAGGAAAACAACCAATTGATCCAACAATACCAGAAGGACTCCACATTGTAGATTGGGTCAAACAAAGAAGAGGATCCGAAATCGAAGTACTTGACCCGAGTGTCCGAGCCCAACCCGAACCCGAGATCGAGGAGATGTTGCAGACCTTAGGTGTGGCTCTACTTTGTGTGAACCCTGGGCCGGATGACCGGCCCACAATGAAAGATGTGGCTGCAATGGTGAAAGAAATAAGGCAAGAAAGAGAAGAGTATGTGAAAGTTGATAGTAATCATAAACAACAAAACATTGTTAAGAAGATTAAGGGTTCTTCTAGTTTGGTTGGTCCATCATCAACAACTATGGCTAGTTTTTCTagatcatcttcttctttgatgtactcttcttcttcttcttccattGCCAAGTGA
- the LOC115713863 gene encoding B3 domain-containing transcription factor ABI3 isoform X2: MKNTTTVDIHTHHQDQAYRDLLLHAQEETTTTTTTTSIGLGFEDMDPREQEIWLHHHHHQDHEHQDLLDVNEDSIFYTDFPSLPDFSCMSSSSSSSSSSSSTTITTPAATLKPITCSSSSSSTSSASSWAVLKSDADEEDHHHGGGGGYKQPATLSSTASMEFSDQPGVAGAGGSGVLDCVDMMETFGYMDLLESNEFFDPSSIFQNDTVLENNNNENDSVLVSTNNNDHDHEMMMMMIDNDDDQEVVDLENNNNNSNKEDLANTTSSSSVPDDMAMVFLDWLKNNKETVSAEDLRSVKIKKSTIEAAAKRLGGGKEAMKQLLKLVLEWVKTNHLQKRRSLVKETSSFQNNWNYDPLVIPPPPPPPPPPSFPIGFTGTDPFITGSGNTNTPTVTTPSNYQITPEYNTMLDSSQTWPSSQFSNYHQSVPENNNLQTTPFQQAFSGYGSQYPYQYYSSSSSSHQDQIMSNNDQTVVIRSGSSATKEARKKRMARQRRLLSHHQRHHHHHHHHHHQHNQNQNQVDQSNNQHASLNNDNNNSNNCTHQVNNWVYWPAAQAAAGASSPPPPQPLIPAETPPPLLQQTRSGTPTERRQGWKPEKNLRFLLQKVLKQSDVGSLGRIVLPKKEAETHLPELEARDGISIPMEDIGTSRVWNMRYRYWPNNKSRMYLLENTGDFVRANGLQEGDFIVIYSDVKCGKYMIRGVKVRQQGPNPKSENKRPAKSQRSQHTTTPAGTKQH; this comes from the exons ATGAAGAACACTACTACTGTCGATATTCATACTCATCACCAAGATCAAGCTTATCGAGATCTACTACTACATGCACAAGAAGAAACTACTACTACTACAACTACTACTTCAATAGGGCTAGGGTTTGAAGATATGGATCCAAGGGAACAAGAGATTtggcttcatcatcatcatcaccaagATCATGAACATCAAGATCTACTCGATGTTAATGAAGATTCTATATTCTACACTGATTTTCCATCTCTTCCTGATTTTTCATGCATGTCGTCATCATCTTCGTCATCTTCATCCTCATCCTCGACTACTATTACTACTCCGGCGGCCACTCTCAAACCCATCACCTGctcctcttcctcttcttccacGTCATCAGCTTCTTCTTGGGCCGTTCTGAAATCAGACGCAGACGAAGAAGATCATCACCACGGCGGAGGCGGCGGGTACAAACAGCCGGCGACGCTTTCTTCCACGGCGTCGATGGAGTTCTCTGACCAGCCAGGGGTCGCCGGGGCCGGCGGTAGTGGGGTACTCGACTGTGTTGATATGATGGAGACTTTTGGGTACATGGATTTGTTGGAGAGTAACGAGTTTTTTGACCCTTCTTCTATTTTCCAAAACGACAccgttttggagaataataataatgaaaacgACAGCGTTTTGGTGAGTACTAATAATAATGATCATGATCatgagatgatgatgatgatgattgataatgatgatgatcaAGAGGTTGTTGAtttggaaaataataataataatagtaataaagaAGATTTAGCTAATACGACGTCGTCTTCCTCAGTACCAGACGATATGGCTATGGTGTTCTTGGATTGGTTGAAGAATAACAAAGAGACAGTTTCGGCTGAAGATTTGAGAAGTGTGAAGATCAAAAAATCAACAATCGAAGCCGCGGCTAAGCGATTGGGTGGTGGAAAAGAAGCAATGAAACAGTTATTGAAACTTGTTCTTGAATGGGTTAAGACTAATCATCTTCAAAAACGACGTAGTTTAGTCAAAGAAACGTCGTCGTTTCAAAATAATTGGAACTACGATCCCCTTGTTattccaccaccaccaccacctcctcctcctccttcgTTCCCTATCGGGTTCACGGGTACAGATCCGTTTATTACCGGGTCGGGTAATACTAATACCCCCACCGTTACCACTCCATCAAATTACCAAATTACCCCTGAATACAACACTATGCTCGACTCTTCTCAAACTTGGCCTTCTTCACAATTTTCTAATTACCACCAATCGGTTCCTGAGAACAATAATCTCCAAACGACGCCGTTTCAACAAGCTTTTTCAGGGTACGGGAGTCAATACCCTTATCAAtactattcttcttcttcttcatctcatCAAGATCAGATCATGAGTAATAATGATCAGACGGTGGTGATTAGGTCTGGGTCTTCGGCGACTAAAGAAGCGAGGAAGAAGAGAATGGCTAGACAAAGACGGCTCTTATCTCATCACCAAAGACACCATCATCACCATCACCACCATCATCATCAACACAATCAGAATCAGAATCAAGTTGATCAAAGTAATAATCAACATGCAAGCCTTAATAacgataataataatagtaataattgcACTCATCAAGTGAACAACTGGGTTTATTGGCCGGCCGCTCAGGCAGCTGCCGGTGCTTCTTCGCCGCCGCCGCCTCAACCGTTGATTCCCGCCGAAACACCACCGCCTTTGCTCCAACAAACTCGAAGTGGTACTCCAACGGAAAGGCGTCag GGTTGGAAACCGGAGAAGAACTTGAGGTTTTTACTTCAAAAAGTGTTGAAACAAAGCGACGTGGGTAGTCTTGGAAGAATAGTATTACctaaa aaAGAAGCAGAAACACATTTGCCTGAATTAGAGGCAAGAGATGGAATTTCTATTCCCATGGAAGATATTGGGACTTCTCGTGTTTGGAACATGCGTTATAG GTATTGGCCTAACAACAAAAGCAGGATGTATTTACTTGAAAACACAG GGGATTTTGTGAGAGCCAATGGACTTCAAGAGGGGGATTTTATTGTCATCTACTCAGACGTCAAATGTGGCAAATAT ATGATACGAGGAGTAAAAGTACGGCAACAAGGTCCAAACCCAAAATCAGAAAATAAAAGGCCAGCAAAATCTCAGAGAAGCCAACACACAACCACTCCAGCTGGGACCAAacaacattaa
- the LOC115713863 gene encoding B3 domain-containing transcription factor ABI3 isoform X1 → MKNTTTVDIHTHHQDQAYRDLLLHAQEETTTTTTTTSIGLGFEDMDPREQEIWLHHHHHQDHEHQDLLDVNEDSIFYTDFPSLPDFSCMSSSSSSSSSSSSTTITTPAATLKPITCSSSSSSTSSASSWAVLKSDADEEDHHHGGGGGYKQPATLSSTASMEFSDQPGVAGAGGSGVLDCVDMMETFGYMDLLESNEFFDPSSIFQNDTVLENNNNENDSVLVSTNNNDHDHEMMMMMIDNDDDQEVVDLENNNNNSNKEDLANTTSSSSVPDDMAMVFLDWLKNNKETVSAEDLRSVKIKKSTIEAAAKRLGGGKEAMKQLLKLVLEWVKTNHLQKRRSLVKETSSFQNNWNYDPLVIPPPPPPPPPPSFPIGFTGTDPFITGSGNTNTPTVTTPSNYQITPEYNTMLDSSQTWPSSQFSNYHQSVPENNNLQTTPFQQAFSGYGSQYPYQYYSSSSSSHQDQIMSNNDQTVVIRSGSSATKEARKKRMARQRRLLSHHQRHHHHHHHHHHQHNQNQNQVDQSNNQHASLNNDNNNSNNCTHQVNNWVYWPAAQAAAGASSPPPPQPLIPAETPPPLLQQTRSGTPTERRQGWKPEKNLRFLLQKVLKQSDVGSLGRIVLPKKEAETHLPELEARDGISIPMEDIGTSRVWNMRYSYRYWPNNKSRMYLLENTGDFVRANGLQEGDFIVIYSDVKCGKYMIRGVKVRQQGPNPKSENKRPAKSQRSQHTTTPAGTKQH, encoded by the exons ATGAAGAACACTACTACTGTCGATATTCATACTCATCACCAAGATCAAGCTTATCGAGATCTACTACTACATGCACAAGAAGAAACTACTACTACTACAACTACTACTTCAATAGGGCTAGGGTTTGAAGATATGGATCCAAGGGAACAAGAGATTtggcttcatcatcatcatcaccaagATCATGAACATCAAGATCTACTCGATGTTAATGAAGATTCTATATTCTACACTGATTTTCCATCTCTTCCTGATTTTTCATGCATGTCGTCATCATCTTCGTCATCTTCATCCTCATCCTCGACTACTATTACTACTCCGGCGGCCACTCTCAAACCCATCACCTGctcctcttcctcttcttccacGTCATCAGCTTCTTCTTGGGCCGTTCTGAAATCAGACGCAGACGAAGAAGATCATCACCACGGCGGAGGCGGCGGGTACAAACAGCCGGCGACGCTTTCTTCCACGGCGTCGATGGAGTTCTCTGACCAGCCAGGGGTCGCCGGGGCCGGCGGTAGTGGGGTACTCGACTGTGTTGATATGATGGAGACTTTTGGGTACATGGATTTGTTGGAGAGTAACGAGTTTTTTGACCCTTCTTCTATTTTCCAAAACGACAccgttttggagaataataataatgaaaacgACAGCGTTTTGGTGAGTACTAATAATAATGATCATGATCatgagatgatgatgatgatgattgataatgatgatgatcaAGAGGTTGTTGAtttggaaaataataataataatagtaataaagaAGATTTAGCTAATACGACGTCGTCTTCCTCAGTACCAGACGATATGGCTATGGTGTTCTTGGATTGGTTGAAGAATAACAAAGAGACAGTTTCGGCTGAAGATTTGAGAAGTGTGAAGATCAAAAAATCAACAATCGAAGCCGCGGCTAAGCGATTGGGTGGTGGAAAAGAAGCAATGAAACAGTTATTGAAACTTGTTCTTGAATGGGTTAAGACTAATCATCTTCAAAAACGACGTAGTTTAGTCAAAGAAACGTCGTCGTTTCAAAATAATTGGAACTACGATCCCCTTGTTattccaccaccaccaccacctcctcctcctccttcgTTCCCTATCGGGTTCACGGGTACAGATCCGTTTATTACCGGGTCGGGTAATACTAATACCCCCACCGTTACCACTCCATCAAATTACCAAATTACCCCTGAATACAACACTATGCTCGACTCTTCTCAAACTTGGCCTTCTTCACAATTTTCTAATTACCACCAATCGGTTCCTGAGAACAATAATCTCCAAACGACGCCGTTTCAACAAGCTTTTTCAGGGTACGGGAGTCAATACCCTTATCAAtactattcttcttcttcttcatctcatCAAGATCAGATCATGAGTAATAATGATCAGACGGTGGTGATTAGGTCTGGGTCTTCGGCGACTAAAGAAGCGAGGAAGAAGAGAATGGCTAGACAAAGACGGCTCTTATCTCATCACCAAAGACACCATCATCACCATCACCACCATCATCATCAACACAATCAGAATCAGAATCAAGTTGATCAAAGTAATAATCAACATGCAAGCCTTAATAacgataataataatagtaataattgcACTCATCAAGTGAACAACTGGGTTTATTGGCCGGCCGCTCAGGCAGCTGCCGGTGCTTCTTCGCCGCCGCCGCCTCAACCGTTGATTCCCGCCGAAACACCACCGCCTTTGCTCCAACAAACTCGAAGTGGTACTCCAACGGAAAGGCGTCag GGTTGGAAACCGGAGAAGAACTTGAGGTTTTTACTTCAAAAAGTGTTGAAACAAAGCGACGTGGGTAGTCTTGGAAGAATAGTATTACctaaa aaAGAAGCAGAAACACATTTGCCTGAATTAGAGGCAAGAGATGGAATTTCTATTCCCATGGAAGATATTGGGACTTCTCGTGTTTGGAACATGCGTTATAG TTACAGGTATTGGCCTAACAACAAAAGCAGGATGTATTTACTTGAAAACACAG GGGATTTTGTGAGAGCCAATGGACTTCAAGAGGGGGATTTTATTGTCATCTACTCAGACGTCAAATGTGGCAAATAT ATGATACGAGGAGTAAAAGTACGGCAACAAGGTCCAAACCCAAAATCAGAAAATAAAAGGCCAGCAAAATCTCAGAGAAGCCAACACACAACCACTCCAGCTGGGACCAAacaacattaa
- the LOC133037497 gene encoding uncharacterized protein LOC133037497 isoform X2 — MENGEPRRSTRLNERAAVRDRARGRGRGCARGRGRGNQHVPAEAVIQENQNAPVVVPPQQEDLAQEVARLKEEIRKRDEEAHNRQEQPNQGQHQFLPVQYMPVPEGRWEPIYERFRKQHPPNFEGGSDPMEAEEWLRTVEGIVEYMRLGNGDSVACAASLLKKDARIWWDVIKQTRDVAAMTWADFVQVFNKKYYSEAIRSARVNEFTNLRQGKSTVTEYARQFDRLAKFATDLVPTEFLRIHRFTEGLDSRISRDIAMSGVRATTYAEVLEKALEAELCESRIQKDNTARWEARKASNGGGDNKRKLPSNQQNEADKRNKIGSNNYKGKKPYVEYPLCPTCGRKHPGECRLKGKTCYKCGQPGHYKKDCPQKGDQLKDDKLVPARVFALTRGEAETSNTVVADK; from the exons ATGGAAAACGGTGAACCCAGAAGATCAACCCGCTTGAATGAAAGAGCGGCTGTAAGAGACCGAGCTAGAGGTCGAGGGCGAGGATGTGCTCGCGGTCGAGGCAGGGGAAACCAGCATGTCCCTGCCGAGGCGGTGATCCAGGAGAATCAAAACGCCCCTGTAGTGGTGCCACCACAACAAGAAGATTTGGCGCAAGAAGTTGCTCGTCTCAAGGAAGAAATTAGGAAGCGAGATGAAGAGGCTCACAACCGTCAGGAACAACCCAATCAAGGACAACATCAATTTTTGCCGGTGCAATACATGCCTGTGCCGGAGGGTCGATGGGAACCaatatatgaaaggttccgcaagcaacACCCACCAAATTTTGAAGGGGGCTCAGATCCAATGGAAGCTGAGGAATGGTTAAGAACAGTGGAAGGTATTGTTGAGTACATGCGGCTCGGTAACGGAGATAGTGTAGCTTGTGCTGCTAGTTTATTGAAAAAGGATGCCCGCATCTGGTGGGATGTTATTAAACAAACACGGGATGTGGCCGCAATGACCTGGGCTGACTTTGTacaagtttttaacaaaaaatactaCAGTGAAGCAATACGCTCAGCTAGAGTTAATGAGTTCACAAACCTGAGGCAGGGTAAGTCTACAGTTACAGAGTATGCTCGCCAATTTGAcagattagcaaagtttgccaCAGATCTGGTTCCTACTGAGTTTCTGAGGATTCATCGTTTTACTGAAGGGCTCGACTCCCGAATAAGTCGGGACATAGCGATGTCAGGAGTAAGGGCAACCACGTATGCTGAGGTACTAGAAAAAGCCCTAGAAGCTGAGTTGTGTGAAAGTCGTATACAGAAAGACAATACAGCAAGGTGGGAGGCCAGAAAGGCCAGTAATGGAGGTGGTGATAACAAAAGAAAACTGCCAAGTAACCAACAGAACGAAGCCGACAAGAGAAACAAGATAGGGTCCAATAACTACAAAGGGAAGAAGCCATATGTGGAGTACCCCCTATGCCCAACATGTGGTCGTAAGCATCCGGGAGAATGTCGACTGAAAGGCAAGACTTGTTACAAGTGTGGGCAACCAGGCCACTATAAGAAGGACTGTCCGCAAAAGGGTGATCAACTCAAGGATGACAAACTTGTCCCAGCTCGAGTATTTGCACTAACCAGAGGGGAGGCTGAGACTAGTAACACTGTGGTTGCAG ataagtaa
- the LOC133037497 gene encoding uncharacterized protein LOC133037497 isoform X1 → MVNCCFMIYVFFSLYNLVYRYFLFERDTSLVIFLIDTISFLLKNKLRDLMENGEPRRSTRLNERAAVRDRARGRGRGCARGRGRGNQHVPAEAVIQENQNAPVVVPPQQEDLAQEVARLKEEIRKRDEEAHNRQEQPNQGQHQFLPVQYMPVPEGRWEPIYERFRKQHPPNFEGGSDPMEAEEWLRTVEGIVEYMRLGNGDSVACAASLLKKDARIWWDVIKQTRDVAAMTWADFVQVFNKKYYSEAIRSARVNEFTNLRQGKSTVTEYARQFDRLAKFATDLVPTEFLRIHRFTEGLDSRISRDIAMSGVRATTYAEVLEKALEAELCESRIQKDNTARWEARKASNGGGDNKRKLPSNQQNEADKRNKIGSNNYKGKKPYVEYPLCPTCGRKHPGECRLKGKTCYKCGQPGHYKKDCPQKGDQLKDDKLVPARVFALTRGEAETSNTVVADK, encoded by the exons atggtGAATTGTTGCTTCATGATTTacgttttttttagtttatataaTTTAGTGTATAGATATTTCCTTTTTGAGCGAGATACATCTTTGGTTATTTTTCTTATCGATACCATCTCCTTTCTTTTGAAGAACAAGTTAAGGGATTTGATGGAAAACGGTGAACCCAGAAGATCAACCCGCTTGAATGAAAGAGCGGCTGTAAGAGACCGAGCTAGAGGTCGAGGGCGAGGATGTGCTCGCGGTCGAGGCAGGGGAAACCAGCATGTCCCTGCCGAGGCGGTGATCCAGGAGAATCAAAACGCCCCTGTAGTGGTGCCACCACAACAAGAAGATTTGGCGCAAGAAGTTGCTCGTCTCAAGGAAGAAATTAGGAAGCGAGATGAAGAGGCTCACAACCGTCAGGAACAACCCAATCAAGGACAACATCAATTTTTGCCGGTGCAATACATGCCTGTGCCGGAGGGTCGATGGGAACCaatatatgaaaggttccgcaagcaacACCCACCAAATTTTGAAGGGGGCTCAGATCCAATGGAAGCTGAGGAATGGTTAAGAACAGTGGAAGGTATTGTTGAGTACATGCGGCTCGGTAACGGAGATAGTGTAGCTTGTGCTGCTAGTTTATTGAAAAAGGATGCCCGCATCTGGTGGGATGTTATTAAACAAACACGGGATGTGGCCGCAATGACCTGGGCTGACTTTGTacaagtttttaacaaaaaatactaCAGTGAAGCAATACGCTCAGCTAGAGTTAATGAGTTCACAAACCTGAGGCAGGGTAAGTCTACAGTTACAGAGTATGCTCGCCAATTTGAcagattagcaaagtttgccaCAGATCTGGTTCCTACTGAGTTTCTGAGGATTCATCGTTTTACTGAAGGGCTCGACTCCCGAATAAGTCGGGACATAGCGATGTCAGGAGTAAGGGCAACCACGTATGCTGAGGTACTAGAAAAAGCCCTAGAAGCTGAGTTGTGTGAAAGTCGTATACAGAAAGACAATACAGCAAGGTGGGAGGCCAGAAAGGCCAGTAATGGAGGTGGTGATAACAAAAGAAAACTGCCAAGTAACCAACAGAACGAAGCCGACAAGAGAAACAAGATAGGGTCCAATAACTACAAAGGGAAGAAGCCATATGTGGAGTACCCCCTATGCCCAACATGTGGTCGTAAGCATCCGGGAGAATGTCGACTGAAAGGCAAGACTTGTTACAAGTGTGGGCAACCAGGCCACTATAAGAAGGACTGTCCGCAAAAGGGTGATCAACTCAAGGATGACAAACTTGTCCCAGCTCGAGTATTTGCACTAACCAGAGGGGAGGCTGAGACTAGTAACACTGTGGTTGCAG ataagtaa